The Parachlamydia acanthamoebae genome includes a window with the following:
- a CDS encoding SMI1/KNR4 family protein, protein MDHHIREFYSTTSDDESPKGCFHSVVALHDNPNATWEVISEQCSELCKGWFELSRLKPADRIEFIRDYWLSMLPYHPGLDKFLMKFFGMLDDIGVFIVQKKYDDPYEAHLVYSLRGNSGFYRGRSGISEANLAELQKIFPNQALPADYLAFLRIHDGFNKSSDCTGIAHSQKLSSLYEDFQNMLSQHEETLVSGKDTYVDPKSLIPFYESFGMPFYQCFWTEWYPENEMGNVYYSGMTNSISDITGPLSSMDNMAFSTFLDWLMFYLEQVEEPVADEGKGSSKA, encoded by the coding sequence ATGGATCATCACATTCGAGAATTTTATTCGACGACGTCTGACGATGAATCACCAAAGGGGTGCTTTCATTCTGTTGTTGCATTGCATGATAATCCGAATGCGACTTGGGAAGTTATTTCTGAACAATGCTCGGAACTTTGCAAAGGTTGGTTTGAGCTGTCTCGTTTAAAGCCTGCTGATCGAATTGAATTTATCCGAGATTACTGGCTATCCATGCTCCCTTATCATCCAGGTCTAGACAAATTCTTGATGAAGTTTTTTGGAATGTTGGATGATATAGGTGTTTTCATTGTGCAAAAAAAATACGATGACCCCTATGAGGCTCATCTGGTGTATAGTTTGCGTGGAAATAGTGGTTTTTATCGGGGGCGAAGTGGTATTTCTGAAGCTAATTTGGCTGAGCTTCAAAAAATTTTCCCCAACCAAGCATTACCAGCTGACTATTTAGCTTTTTTGCGCATTCATGATGGATTTAATAAATCCAGTGATTGTACGGGGATTGCGCATTCACAAAAGTTATCCAGTCTCTATGAAGACTTTCAAAATATGCTTTCTCAGCATGAAGAAACGCTCGTGAGTGGTAAGGATACTTATGTCGATCCCAAATCTTTAATTCCTTTTTATGAATCTTTTGGAATGCCTTTTTATCAATGTTTTTGGACGGAATGGTATCCGGAAAATGAAATGGGCAATGTGTATTATTCTGGAATGACCAATTCGATCTCCGATATAACAGGTCCTTTATCAAGCATGGACAATATGGCTTTCTCCACATTTTTAGATTGGTTAATGTTTTATCTTGAACAAGTAGAAGAGCCGG